The following are from one region of the Cloacibacterium sp. TD35 genome:
- a CDS encoding glucosaminidase domain-containing protein, with protein sequence MKKFFSVFILIIANSYQAQTWKTEDQYIQRFAQYAVEEMELYNIPASITLAQGLLETGGGQSRLAQEGKNHFGIKCKENWMGKTMSHTDDAPNECFRVYEDPRESYRDHSLFLVNRPFYKNLFLLDPKDYNGWAHGLKKAGYATNPRYAYILIDKIQKYKLFEFDYIKKEQVTEKLLALYPDLANDKEFLAKNLPSPTKEEAPKVVIDAPEPVKLTKEEVLLSVLMKAHPNEALKYIVIPVEPDYDDASEVSLHDISKKYGVSTSKLMKWNELSSQTLKEGQILFLEKKNSVGSVETYRAEKGDNMYSIAQKFAIRLDKLYDRNRMEYGDKVKEGQLIYLKNRKPR encoded by the coding sequence ATGAAGAAATTTTTTTCAGTATTCATATTAATTATTGCAAATAGTTACCAAGCCCAAACTTGGAAAACAGAAGACCAGTACATTCAGCGATTTGCACAATATGCTGTAGAAGAAATGGAATTATACAATATTCCAGCTTCTATTACTTTGGCGCAAGGACTTTTAGAAACAGGTGGTGGCCAGTCTAGATTGGCACAAGAAGGGAAAAATCACTTTGGGATTAAGTGTAAAGAAAACTGGATGGGAAAAACCATGAGTCATACTGATGATGCTCCTAATGAATGTTTCAGAGTATATGAAGATCCTAGAGAATCATACAGAGATCATTCTTTGTTCTTGGTAAATCGTCCTTTTTACAAAAATTTATTTCTTTTAGATCCTAAAGATTATAACGGTTGGGCCCATGGTTTGAAAAAAGCGGGTTATGCGACCAATCCTAGATATGCTTATATTTTGATTGATAAAATTCAGAAATATAAACTTTTTGAATTTGATTATATCAAAAAAGAACAAGTCACTGAAAAGCTTTTGGCATTGTATCCTGATTTGGCGAATGATAAAGAGTTTTTAGCGAAAAATTTGCCAAGTCCTACAAAAGAAGAAGCTCCAAAAGTGGTAATAGATGCTCCAGAACCTGTAAAATTGACTAAAGAAGAAGTTTTATTGTCGGTTTTGATGAAAGCACATCCTAATGAAGCTTTGAAATACATCGTGATTCCAGTTGAACCAGATTATGATGATGCATCAGAAGTTAGTTTGCATGATATTTCTAAAAAATACGGAGTATCTACTTCTAAATTAATGAAATGGAACGAGCTTTCTTCTCAGACTTTAAAAGAAGGACAAATTCTCTTCCTCGAAAAGAAAAATTCTGTAGGAAGTGTGGAAACATATCGTGCCGAAAAAGGAGATAATATGTATTCTATCGCTCAGAAATTTGCAATAAGACTCGATAAACTTTATGACAGAAATCGCATGGAATATGGAGATAAAGTAAAAGAAGGTCAACTTATTTATCTTAAAAATAGAAAACCTAGATAA
- a CDS encoding 1-aminocyclopropane-1-carboxylate deaminase/D-cysteine desulfhydrase — protein sequence MNLPEHKISIIEIPIGKKVRLFIKREDLTHPEISGNKYWKMFYNVKKYLEKEVSERKIITFGGAFSNHIAAAAALGKEFGIETLGIIRGDELENSWQENPTLSLAHKNGMTFRFVTREAYRDKETLMKNLQEEFPNSLVVPEGGTNENAVEGIQFMLNEETQDFGYLCSAIGTGGTISGISKFAKEHQKVLGFKAVKDESLEKRILNFSKRQNFTIFDASDGGFGKITDENIRFINKFYQDFGIILEPVYTGKMLRTIFELIEEDYFPEDSKILAFHTGGLQGIKGANEMLKKKNRPTIIIES from the coding sequence ATGAATTTACCCGAGCATAAAATTTCAATTATAGAAATTCCTATCGGAAAAAAAGTAAGACTTTTCATCAAAAGAGAAGACCTTACCCATCCCGAAATTTCAGGAAATAAATATTGGAAAATGTTTTACAATGTCAAAAAATATTTAGAAAAAGAAGTTTCAGAAAGAAAAATCATCACTTTCGGAGGTGCCTTTTCTAATCATATTGCAGCAGCGGCAGCTTTGGGAAAAGAATTTGGCATCGAAACTCTAGGAATTATCAGAGGAGATGAATTAGAAAACTCTTGGCAAGAAAATCCCACTCTTTCTTTAGCGCACAAAAACGGAATGACTTTCAGATTTGTGACTAGAGAAGCTTATAGAGACAAGGAAACTTTGATGAAAAACCTTCAAGAAGAATTTCCTAACAGTTTGGTGGTTCCAGAAGGAGGAACCAATGAAAATGCGGTGGAGGGAATTCAGTTTATGCTCAATGAAGAAACTCAAGATTTTGGCTATCTTTGCAGTGCTATAGGAACAGGAGGAACCATTTCAGGAATTTCTAAATTTGCTAAAGAACATCAAAAAGTGTTAGGTTTCAAAGCGGTAAAAGATGAATCTTTAGAAAAAAGGATTTTAAATTTTTCTAAAAGACAAAATTTCACCATTTTTGATGCTTCTGATGGCGGTTTTGGCAAAATAACAGACGAAAATATTCGTTTTATAAATAAATTTTATCAAGATTTTGGCATTATTTTAGAGCCTGTTTACACTGGGAAAATGCTCAGGACGATTTTTGAACTCATAGAAGAAGATTATTTCCCAGAAGATAGCAAGATTTTAGCTTTTCATACAGGAGGTTTGCAAGGAATAAAAGGCGCAAACGAAATGTTGAAAAAGAAAAATAGACCTACAATCATAATAGAAAGTTAA
- a CDS encoding DUF5522 domain-containing protein, whose amino-acid sequence MKFDKELVEGEDFYYNELGYKVFTERYHLRRGYCCKSGCKHCPYGYDKKTDSFKKIEKKPHKS is encoded by the coding sequence ATGAAATTTGATAAAGAATTAGTAGAAGGCGAAGATTTTTATTATAATGAATTAGGTTACAAAGTTTTCACCGAAAGATACCACTTAAGACGCGGTTACTGCTGTAAAAGTGGTTGCAAGCATTGTCCTTATGGTTATGATAAAAAGACTGATTCTTTTAAAAAAATTGAGAAAAAACCACATAAATCATAA
- a CDS encoding DUF4136 domain-containing protein, translating to MKKYFFLLLASAALFVTSCSPFNVRTDYAETANFSSYKTYQFRVDDLKLNDLDKDRVLNEVAKNLQMKGLSASQTPDLVVNLKASHKKVENTRIEPSFGMYGWGRPFGWGVGMSRAWTTDYNRGSLIIDIVDAKTGKLVWQGVGSGINVDSPKSKQKQIPAIVAEIMANYPPVKK from the coding sequence ATGAAAAAATATTTTTTCCTTTTGTTAGCTTCAGCAGCACTTTTTGTTACGTCTTGTTCACCATTTAATGTGAGAACAGATTATGCTGAAACTGCCAATTTTAGTTCTTATAAAACGTATCAGTTTAGAGTAGATGATTTAAAACTGAATGATTTAGACAAAGACCGTGTTTTAAACGAAGTAGCTAAAAACCTACAAATGAAAGGTTTATCAGCATCTCAAACTCCTGATTTAGTTGTAAACTTGAAAGCTTCTCATAAAAAAGTAGAAAATACCAGAATTGAGCCTAGTTTCGGAATGTACGGTTGGGGAAGACCTTTTGGATGGGGAGTTGGAATGAGCAGAGCTTGGACTACCGACTACAACAGAGGAAGTTTGATTATTGACATCGTAGATGCTAAAACTGGAAAATTAGTTTGGCAAGGTGTAGGAAGCGGAATCAATGTAGATTCTCCTAAATCTAAACAAAAACAAATTCCAGCGATTGTAGCAGAGATTATGGCCAATTATCCGCCTGTGAAAAAATAA
- the pafA gene encoding alkaline phosphatase PafA: protein MLRKISTLALVTLALLSVDAQKNKNTQYNDGVERPKLVVGIVVDQMRWDFLYKYQAKYGNGGFKRLLNEGYSFNNVMIDYIPTVTALGHTSIYTGSVPSIHGIAGNDWTDKETGKNVYCTTDETVNAVGTEAKKIGQHSPRNLWSTTITDQLGIATNFRSKVVGVSLKDRASILPAGHNPTAAFWFDETTGNFITSDYYLKELPQWLNEFNKEENGKKLVANGWKTLLPISEYFESTADNVAWESLLGSAKTPTFPYENLAKDYDAKKGVIRTTPFGNSLTLKMAEASINGYGMGEDQITDFLTINIASTDYVGHAFGPNSIEIEDTYLRLDKDLEAFFQQLDKKVGKGNYLVFLSADHGAAHSEGYMQANKMATGFFDEGLEKSISEELEKKYAGSKLILGIDNYQVYLNQNVIKEKGLETDEVKKTILGLLNKDKRVLYAVDLEEVAEAAIPEPIKTRIINGYNWQRSGDIQIITHDSMLPTYAKRGTTHSVWNSYDAHIPLIFMGWKVKNGQSAKPYHMTDIAPTLAQMLKVENPSGNIGNPITEVLEK, encoded by the coding sequence ATGCTTAGAAAAATTAGCACTCTTGCATTAGTAACATTGGCTTTGTTATCTGTAGATGCACAAAAAAATAAAAATACTCAATACAATGATGGAGTAGAAAGACCAAAATTGGTGGTAGGAATTGTGGTAGACCAGATGCGTTGGGATTTCTTGTATAAATATCAAGCAAAATATGGAAACGGTGGTTTCAAAAGATTATTAAATGAAGGCTACAGTTTTAATAATGTGATGATTGATTATATTCCTACGGTTACTGCATTAGGTCATACCTCTATTTATACAGGTTCTGTACCATCAATTCACGGAATTGCGGGAAACGACTGGACCGATAAAGAAACGGGCAAAAATGTTTACTGTACTACAGATGAAACGGTAAATGCTGTAGGAACAGAAGCTAAAAAAATAGGTCAGCATTCTCCTAGAAATCTTTGGAGTACTACCATTACAGACCAGTTAGGAATTGCAACTAACTTCCGTTCAAAAGTAGTTGGCGTTTCATTAAAAGACAGAGCTTCTATTTTACCAGCGGGTCATAATCCTACTGCGGCTTTTTGGTTTGATGAAACCACAGGGAATTTCATTACTTCTGATTATTATTTGAAAGAATTGCCACAGTGGTTGAATGAATTTAACAAAGAAGAAAACGGTAAAAAACTAGTTGCAAATGGTTGGAAAACATTACTTCCTATTTCAGAATATTTCGAAAGTACGGCAGATAATGTAGCTTGGGAAAGCCTTTTAGGAAGTGCTAAAACACCTACTTTTCCTTATGAAAATTTAGCAAAAGATTATGATGCTAAAAAAGGAGTGATTAGAACAACGCCTTTTGGGAATTCTTTAACCCTAAAAATGGCAGAAGCTTCTATCAATGGTTACGGAATGGGTGAAGACCAAATTACAGATTTCTTAACAATTAATATCGCTTCTACAGATTATGTAGGTCATGCTTTTGGGCCAAATTCTATAGAAATAGAAGACACTTATTTAAGATTAGACAAGGATTTAGAAGCATTTTTCCAGCAATTAGATAAAAAAGTAGGAAAAGGAAACTATTTAGTATTCTTGTCTGCTGATCACGGTGCTGCGCATTCAGAAGGTTATATGCAAGCCAATAAAATGGCAACAGGTTTCTTTGATGAAGGTTTAGAAAAAAGTATTAGTGAAGAACTTGAAAAAAAATATGCAGGAAGTAAATTGATTTTAGGAATTGATAATTACCAAGTTTATCTTAATCAAAATGTTATCAAGGAAAAAGGATTAGAAACAGATGAGGTAAAGAAAACCATTCTTGGTTTGCTGAATAAAGATAAAAGAGTATTGTACGCTGTAGATTTAGAAGAAGTAGCAGAAGCAGCAATTCCAGAACCAATTAAAACCAGAATTATTAATGGTTATAACTGGCAAAGAAGTGGTGATATTCAAATCATTACGCATGACAGCATGTTGCCGACTTATGCTAAAAGAGGAACTACTCATAGCGTTTGGAATTCATACGATGCCCACATTCCATTAATTTTTATGGGTTGGAAAGTTAAAAATGGACAAAGTGCAAAACCATATCACATGACAGATATTGCGCCAACTCTAGCTCAAATGCTGAAAGTTGAAAATCCAAGTGGGAACATAGGAAATCCTATTACAGAAGTTTTAGAAAAATAA
- a CDS encoding malate dehydrogenase — MKVTVVGAGAVGASCAEYIAMKNFCSEVVLVDIKEGFAEGKAMDLMQTASLNGFDTKITGTTGDYSKTAGSDVAVITSGIPRKPGMTREELIGINAGIVKDVTANLVKYSPNVTIIVVSNPMDTMAYLVHKTSGLPKNKIIGMGGALDSARFKYRLAEALEAPISDVDGMVIAAHSDTGMLPLLSKATRNGVPVTSFLSEEQQAYVVEETKVGGATLTKLLGTSAWYAPGAAVSVMVQAIACDQKKMIPCSLMLDGEYGQSDICLGVPAIIGKNGVEKIVEIELTEAEKEKFATAAAAVREVNGDLKF, encoded by the coding sequence ATGAAAGTAACTGTAGTTGGAGCAGGAGCTGTAGGTGCATCTTGCGCAGAATATATCGCCATGAAAAACTTCTGTTCAGAAGTAGTTTTAGTAGACATTAAAGAAGGTTTTGCTGAAGGTAAAGCAATGGATTTAATGCAGACTGCTTCTTTGAATGGTTTTGATACTAAAATTACGGGAACTACTGGTGATTATAGTAAAACTGCTGGTTCAGATGTAGCGGTAATCACTTCTGGTATTCCTAGAAAACCTGGAATGACTAGAGAAGAGTTAATCGGTATCAATGCAGGAATTGTAAAAGATGTAACTGCTAACTTAGTAAAATATTCTCCTAATGTAACCATCATCGTGGTTTCTAACCCTATGGATACTATGGCTTACTTAGTTCACAAAACTTCTGGTTTACCAAAAAATAAAATCATTGGAATGGGAGGTGCTCTAGACTCAGCACGTTTCAAATATAGATTAGCAGAAGCTTTAGAAGCTCCAATTTCTGATGTAGACGGAATGGTAATTGCAGCACACTCAGATACTGGTATGCTTCCTTTATTATCTAAAGCAACTAGAAACGGTGTTCCTGTAACTTCTTTCTTGTCAGAAGAACAACAAGCGTATGTAGTAGAAGAAACTAAAGTAGGTGGAGCTACATTAACTAAATTATTAGGAACTTCAGCTTGGTATGCACCAGGTGCAGCAGTTTCTGTAATGGTTCAGGCAATTGCATGTGACCAAAAGAAAATGATTCCTTGTTCACTTATGTTAGACGGAGAATACGGTCAGTCTGATATTTGTTTAGGTGTTCCTGCGATTATCGGAAAAAATGGAGTAGAAAAAATCGTAGAAATCGAATTGACTGAAGCAGAAAAAGAAAAGTTTGCAACTGCAGCAGCAGCGGTAAGAGAAGTAAACGGAGATTTAAAATTCTAA
- the epsC gene encoding serine O-acetyltransferase EpsC, whose translation MENFLKHLQDGYSNRKYDLDKKKIETFIDDFFRFVFFLELQRCASENEIAHRLQQFKIDFIKILYSVFDDKEKAIECGEYFFTKFPEIYKTLEQDAAFALENDPAATSVEEVTFSYPGFYTIAIYRLAHELQLKKIPLIPRIWTELAHSKTGIDIHPGATIGSPFFIDHGTGIVIGETSEIGNGVKIYQGVTLGALSVSKEIANTKRHPTIENGVVIYANATILGGETVIGENSIIGGNVWITDSLPKNSVVFHKGQVTVRNKFPGNEPINYFI comes from the coding sequence ATGGAAAATTTTTTGAAGCATTTACAAGACGGATATTCTAACAGAAAATATGATTTAGATAAAAAGAAAATCGAAACCTTTATCGATGATTTTTTCAGATTCGTATTTTTCCTAGAGCTTCAAAGATGTGCTTCAGAAAATGAAATCGCCCATCGATTACAACAATTTAAAATAGATTTTATCAAGATTCTGTATTCTGTTTTTGATGACAAAGAAAAAGCCATAGAATGTGGAGAGTATTTTTTTACCAAATTCCCAGAAATCTATAAAACTTTAGAACAAGACGCTGCATTTGCCCTAGAAAATGACCCTGCTGCAACCTCTGTAGAAGAAGTTACTTTTTCCTATCCTGGTTTTTATACGATTGCAATTTACAGATTGGCTCATGAATTGCAACTCAAAAAAATTCCGTTGATTCCTAGAATTTGGACAGAGTTGGCGCACAGCAAAACAGGAATAGACATTCATCCTGGTGCTACCATTGGTTCGCCATTTTTTATCGATCATGGTACGGGAATTGTAATAGGTGAAACCTCAGAAATTGGAAATGGTGTCAAAATTTATCAAGGAGTTACTTTGGGAGCGCTTTCTGTTTCTAAAGAAATTGCCAATACCAAGAGACATCCTACCATAGAAAACGGTGTGGTTATTTATGCGAATGCTACCATTTTAGGAGGAGAAACCGTGATTGGCGAGAACAGCATCATCGGTGGTAACGTTTGGATTACAGACAGCCTACCGAAAAATTCGGTGGTTTTTCACAAAGGTCAAGTGACGGTTAGAAATAAATTTCCGGGTAATGAACCGATAAATTATTTTATCTAG
- the cysK gene encoding cysteine synthase A — protein MKVNNVLEVIGNTPLIKLNKIFGSDVEVWMKLERHNPGGSIKDRIALAMIETAEKEGKINKDTLIIEPTSGNTGVGLAMVCAVKGYKLVLVMPESMSVERRKLMSAYGAEFVLTPRELGTNGAVKKAYELASTIENSWIPQQFENDANPEIHKNTTAQEILADFPEGFDYVITGVGTGGHITGVTEVLKEKFPNLKSYAVEPTDSPVLSGGNPGPHPLQGIGAGFVPKVLNSEILDGVIQVEKAEAYDFARKLAAQEGILAGISTGASLAAIAKKLPELPKGAKVLTFNYDTGERYWSVPDLFQENESELK, from the coding sequence ATGAAAGTTAATAATGTACTAGAAGTGATTGGCAACACTCCTTTGATAAAGTTAAATAAGATTTTCGGGAGTGATGTAGAAGTGTGGATGAAACTAGAACGCCACAATCCTGGTGGAAGCATAAAAGACAGAATTGCTCTTGCGATGATAGAAACGGCGGAAAAAGAAGGAAAAATTAATAAAGACACCTTGATTATAGAACCTACTTCGGGAAACACAGGTGTAGGTTTGGCAATGGTTTGTGCGGTAAAAGGCTATAAATTAGTGCTGGTAATGCCAGAATCTATGTCTGTAGAACGTAGAAAACTCATGTCTGCGTATGGCGCTGAATTTGTTTTAACACCTAGAGAATTAGGAACCAATGGTGCGGTGAAAAAAGCTTACGAACTGGCTTCAACGATTGAAAATTCATGGATTCCACAGCAATTTGAAAATGATGCGAATCCAGAAATTCATAAAAATACCACTGCTCAAGAAATTTTGGCAGATTTTCCAGAAGGATTTGACTACGTGATTACAGGTGTAGGAACTGGCGGCCATATTACGGGCGTAACAGAAGTTCTGAAAGAAAAATTCCCGAATCTGAAAAGTTATGCCGTAGAACCTACAGATTCACCAGTTTTAAGCGGTGGAAATCCTGGTCCGCATCCTTTGCAAGGAATTGGTGCTGGTTTCGTGCCAAAAGTGTTGAATTCTGAAATTCTGGATGGTGTAATTCAGGTAGAAAAAGCAGAAGCTTACGATTTTGCTAGAAAATTAGCAGCTCAAGAAGGAATTTTAGCAGGGATTTCTACAGGTGCTTCTCTTGCTGCAATTGCTAAGAAATTACCAGAATTACCAAAAGGCGCTAAAGTGTTGACCTTTAATTATGACACTGGCGAAAGATATTGGTCAGTTCCAGATTTGTTTCAAGAAAATGAATCTGAATTGAAATAA
- a CDS encoding nucleoid-associated protein, with protein sequence MIFTEETTLEHLCINYVGNQTHQEALVTSDSEVFITDEMKELLKDYFLKNFKPEIFFEFFHSSNIENNEVFTYVSEIFEQPELLENQSKKLAKLLYEHSTNPRTKGGEFYVCFFKDCIVKGERYDAVGLFKSENKDTFLKVSTKNENFELETLQGINLNKVDKGCLIYNTNKEQGYLMSIIDGTSRAETSYWMDDFLQVRQRQDEYFETQETLNLYKEYITKQLPQEFEITKADQADFLNKSLSFFKEKEEFKMEEFTGEVLKDQEVIQSFNAFKTQYEDERDYALSDEFAINDAAVKKNARILKSVIKLDKNFHIYVHGDRKLIQQGQDENGKYYMLYFEEEN encoded by the coding sequence ATGATTTTCACAGAAGAAACCACACTAGAACATCTTTGCATCAATTACGTAGGAAACCAAACGCATCAGGAAGCTTTGGTAACCTCAGATTCAGAAGTTTTCATCACAGATGAGATGAAAGAATTGCTCAAAGATTATTTCCTTAAAAACTTTAAACCCGAAATCTTTTTCGAGTTTTTTCATAGTTCTAATATCGAAAACAACGAAGTGTTTACCTACGTTTCAGAGATTTTTGAACAACCAGAATTGTTAGAAAACCAGTCCAAAAAATTGGCAAAACTGCTTTACGAACATTCTACCAATCCTAGAACCAAAGGTGGAGAATTCTACGTTTGTTTTTTCAAAGATTGCATCGTAAAAGGAGAAAGATATGACGCAGTCGGACTTTTTAAATCCGAAAACAAAGACACTTTCCTAAAAGTTTCTACCAAAAATGAAAACTTTGAACTCGAAACTTTACAAGGAATCAATCTGAATAAAGTTGACAAAGGTTGCTTGATTTACAATACCAACAAAGAACAAGGCTATCTCATGTCTATTATTGATGGAACGAGTAGAGCCGAAACCAGTTATTGGATGGACGATTTTTTGCAAGTTCGTCAGCGTCAAGATGAGTATTTTGAAACACAAGAAACCTTGAATTTATATAAAGAATACATCACAAAACAGCTTCCGCAGGAATTTGAAATCACCAAAGCAGACCAAGCAGATTTCTTGAATAAATCGTTGAGTTTTTTCAAAGAAAAAGAAGAATTTAAGATGGAAGAATTCACAGGAGAAGTTTTGAAAGACCAAGAAGTAATCCAAAGTTTCAATGCCTTCAAAACACAATACGAAGACGAAAGAGATTATGCTTTGTCAGACGAATTTGCCATCAATGATGCGGCTGTAAAGAAAAACGCCAGAATTTTAAAAAGCGTTATCAAATTAGATAAAAACTTCCATATTTACGTTCACGGTGACCGAAAACTTATCCAACAAGGACAAGACGAAAACGGGAAATATTATATGCTGTACTTCGAAGAAGAAAACTAA